A window of Aliarcobacter trophiarum LMG 25534 contains these coding sequences:
- a CDS encoding pilus assembly FimT family protein — MKRTFLLIELVFVIVILGILYTMFTPKMPNHKLEEVTNRVLIYLNYTRYKALVDDKFEKDVAEWFKRRWTMKFMRCRSDKGGGIYFTIYSETNDKGHTGQKESLKDPLTNRYIYSSNHCNKNIENSPFVLLKNYGIEDVQISCNTTDSLGQISFGVDGRVYTKLTSENIELKKPCTIRFISTTKEFRDIKIYPKIGYIERIN; from the coding sequence ATGAAAAGAACATTTTTACTTATAGAACTAGTTTTTGTAATTGTGATTTTGGGAATTCTTTATACAATGTTTACACCAAAGATGCCAAATCATAAGCTTGAGGAAGTAACAAATAGAGTTTTAATATATCTAAACTATACAAGATATAAAGCTTTAGTAGATGATAAATTTGAAAAAGATGTAGCTGAATGGTTTAAGCGCCGTTGGACAATGAAATTTATGAGATGTAGATCTGATAAGGGTGGAGGGATATATTTTACTATATATAGTGAGACAAATGATAAAGGACATACAGGACAAAAAGAGAGTTTAAAAGACCCACTTACAAATAGATATATTTATAGTTCAAACCATTGCAATAAAAATATAGAAAATAGCCCTTTTGTATTGCTTAAAAACTATGGGATTGAAGATGTTCAGATATCTTGTAATACAACAGATTCTTTAGGACAAATATCTTTTGGAGTCGATGGAAGAGTATATACAAAACTAACAAGTGAAAATATAGAACTTAAAAAACCTTGTACAATTAGATTTATCTCAACTACTAAAGAGTTCAGAGATATTAAAATTTACCCAAAAATAGGTTATATAGAAAGAATAAACTAG
- a CDS encoding ArnT family glycosyltransferase, which yields MFIKSKYTIFFYLTLFFIVLLLLLTANYSLSISYKEALNLYYNSSILSIITNISTHIFGHNDLALRTPFILFYLLSSILMFLITKDYFKYEKDRFLSVLIFMSLPGVLSASLLVNTAIVVTFLTLLYIYFYQEHKRHLYYLLPFLLLVDNSFSILFLALFLFSLKTKDRKLLYISSILFVISLIIYGVPTDGKPRGFLIDTVGTYAAIFSPILFLYFLYVIYRLIISRQIDLTTYISSTALILSILVSFRQRIYIEDFAPYVVIAIPSMVKMFLHSYRVRLKEFRRNYSIMAFTIVIMLGINVVFTFINKPIYLLIENPQKHFVYQYHFAKELSNELKSKGINRIFLEDKDLLLRLKFYEIEEGTDYYLSTKEFYNYDDKISIYYYQKELFAIYIKKLI from the coding sequence ATGTTTATAAAAAGCAAATATACAATATTTTTTTATTTAACTCTATTTTTTATTGTATTGTTGCTACTTTTAACAGCAAATTATTCATTAAGTATTTCATACAAAGAAGCCTTAAATTTATATTATAATAGTTCAATATTATCAATTATTACAAATATCTCAACACATATTTTTGGGCATAATGATTTAGCTTTACGGACTCCTTTTATACTTTTTTATTTATTAAGCTCTATTTTAATGTTTTTAATTACAAAAGATTACTTTAAATATGAAAAAGATAGGTTTCTTTCAGTTTTAATTTTTATGTCACTTCCTGGAGTTTTAAGTGCATCATTACTGGTAAATACAGCTATAGTTGTTACTTTTCTTACACTTTTATATATTTACTTTTATCAAGAGCATAAAAGGCATTTATACTATTTATTACCATTTTTATTGCTTGTAGACAACTCCTTTTCAATACTATTTTTAGCACTATTCCTATTTTCATTAAAAACAAAGGATAGAAAACTATTATATATATCATCAATATTATTTGTAATTTCACTAATTATTTATGGTGTACCAACAGATGGAAAACCAAGGGGATTTTTAATAGATACTGTTGGAACTTATGCTGCTATTTTTTCACCAATACTATTTTTATATTTTTTATATGTAATTTATAGATTAATCATAAGCAGACAGATAGATCTAACTACTTATATCTCAAGTACAGCACTTATCTTATCAATTTTAGTATCTTTTAGACAAAGAATATATATAGAAGATTTTGCCCCTTATGTTGTTATTGCAATACCATCTATGGTTAAAATGTTTTTACATTCGTATAGAGTAAGATTAAAAGAGTTTAGAAGAAACTACAGTATTATGGCATTTACAATAGTAATAATGTTAGGAATAAATGTAGTATTTACATTTATAAACAAACCTATTTATTTGCTTATTGAAAACCCACAAAAGCATTTTGTTTATCAATACCACTTTGCAAAAGAGTTATCAAATGAACTAAAAAGTAAAGGAATAAATAGGATATTTTTAGAGGATAAAGATTTATTATTAAGATTAAAGTTTTATGAAATAGAAGAGGGGACTGATTACTATTTATCAACAAAAGAGTTCTACAACTATGATGATAAAATATCTATATATTACTATCAAAAAGAGCTATTCGCAATATATATAAAAAAATTAATATGA
- a CDS encoding anthranilate synthase component II, giving the protein MVLMIDNYDSFTYNIVQYCLELGADLKVIRNDELSLDEIIALNPSKIIISPGPATPNEAGVCLEVIEYFTDKKPIFGICLGHQAIGQVFGAKVVRAKNMMHGKTSKIKVLKDTKIFENLPKEFTQTRYHSLIVEKENLPKEIIVTSKSIDDGEIMSLEIKGKNIYGVQFHPESIMSEYGHKIIDNFLKI; this is encoded by the coding sequence ATGGTTTTAATGATTGATAACTACGATAGTTTTACATACAATATTGTTCAATATTGCTTAGAATTAGGAGCAGATTTAAAAGTTATAAGAAATGATGAGTTAAGCTTAGATGAAATTATTGCACTAAATCCTAGTAAAATTATAATCTCACCAGGGCCTGCTACTCCAAATGAAGCTGGAGTATGTTTAGAAGTTATAGAGTATTTTACAGATAAAAAACCAATATTTGGTATTTGTTTGGGTCACCAAGCAATAGGGCAAGTATTTGGTGCAAAGGTTGTGAGAGCAAAAAATATGATGCATGGTAAAACATCAAAAATAAAAGTTTTAAAAGATACAAAAATCTTTGAGAATTTACCAAAAGAGTTTACTCAAACAAGATATCACTCTTTGATTGTAGAAAAAGAGAATTTACCAAAAGAGATTATAGTTACTTCAAAAAGTATAGATGATGGTGAAATTATGTCTTTGGAGATAAAGGGCAAAAATATTTATGGAGTTCAGTTTCATCCTGAATCAATTATGAGTGAATATGGGCATAAAATTATAGATAATTTTTTAAAGATATAA